ATACTCCTTTTGAGGTTGTAAACTCAAATGTATTTTCAAGCCAAACTTTGCTTGATCTAAAAAATTTACCAAAGCATTTTGTCATTATCGGTAGTGGTTTTATCGGTATAGAGTTTGCATCAATGTTTGCAAATTTTGGCTCAAAAGTGACTATCGTAGGGCGTTCAAAACTACTTAAAAACGAAGATGATGATATAGCTAATAGCGTAAAAGAAGCTCTTAGAGTCCAAGGCGTTGAAATCTTAGAGGGTTGCGAGATAGAGTGCATTAAAGAAAATGTATTAAATTTTAAGCAAAATGGTGAGCAAAGATGCCTTAGGGCTGATGCATTTTTGATCGCGCTTGGCAGAGTGGCAAATGTAGATGATTTAAATTTAAAAGCTGCTGGAGTTGAACTAAATGAAAAAGGCTTTATAAAGACAAATGAAAATCTTCAAACAAATGTGCCAAACATCTATGCGGTAGGCGACGTACGCGGCGGAGAGCTTTTTACTTATACGAGCTTAGATGATTTTAGGATAGTTTATTCACAAATTTTTGGTGATAAAAAGAGAAATACTAAAAATAGAAGCATTCACGCAAATGTGCTATTTACCGATACTCCGCTAGCAAGAGTCGGAGTAAATGCAAAAGAAGCTAACAAGCTTGGGCTAAATTTTAAAGAGCTAAAGCTTAGTATGGCAACAGTACCAGGCGCAAAAGTACTAAATCATGATGTAGGCATGTTAAAAGCTATCGTTGACGCGCAAAGCGGCGAAATTTTGGGTGCTAGCTTTCACTGCATCTATGCAAATGAGCTGATAAATGAAATCGCAATTGCGATGAATTTAAAAGCAAATGCAAATTTCTTTAAAAATCAAATTTTTACTCATCCAAGCATCAGTGAAGCACTAAATGACTTATTTGGACAATTTTAAAAGGAAAAGAATGAAAAAATATTTATTGCTTTTATCGGCTTTATTTTTCACTGGCTGCTTAAATGTGATTGGTGTAGGACAAAAACAAGATGATTCGTGGCAGCAACCAAAGGATGAAAAAATAGTGCAAAATAAAGAGCAAATTTCAAGAAATGCGATCGAAATTTTAATACCAAAATGCGAAGAAGGCGATGCGGAAGCTTGCAACGATTTGGGTGTAAATTACGAGCTTTTAAAAGAATATGAAAATGCTTTGGCAAATTATAAAAAAGCTTGCGATGCTAAAGTACAAGTCGGTTGTGCAAATTTGGGCACTCTTTATGAGCTTGGACTCGGAGTTAAAAAAAATCCAAAAAAGGCAATTTCTATTTATAAAGAAAGTTGTAATGGCGGAGGCATGCAAGCTTGCTATCATTTAGGCAATGCTTATAGAAAGGGTGAAATCGTTAAGCGAGATTATTACTTAGCAATGCAAGCTTATACAAATGCATGCAATGCTGGCGATTTGCCAAGTTGTGCCAATATCGGAGCGATGTATGAGCTTGGTCTTGGTGTCAATAAAGATGAAAAAAGGGCTTATGGAATTTATAAAGTCGCTTGCTTTCGTGGGCTAAGCAAGGCATGCCCGCAGATGAAAAGACTAGGCACAAAGCTAGGAATGTAAGTGAAAAAGGTCTTAAATTTTGGTCTTATTTTGGCTATGGGCTTTATGCTTAGTGGTTGCTGGTCGTGGCAAAAGATGGTAAGCTTTGGCTTTTGGCAAAGTGATGAAGAGGCGAGGGTAGAGCGTATTGAGCTTGAAAAAGAGAAGATGATGCAAAACTGTGAGGGTGGAAATAATATCGACTGCAACAACCTAGCTGTAAATTTTAGTAATGAAAAAGACTTTGTAAAGGCAAAAGGCTACTACGAAAAAGCTTGTAATGCTGGGCTTGCGACGGCTTGTTCAAATTTAGGTCAAATTTATGAGCAAGGGCTTATTGATGAGCAAAAAGATATTGAAAAAGCTCTAAAGCTTTATAAACTAGCTTGTGATAGCGGCGATGGTGTTGGCTGCTATAATGAGGCTATGGGGCTAAAATCCTACATCGAAAGTGAAAATTTAAAGACTCATAAGATAGATAGAACTAAGGCTGAGGCTAGAGTACTAAGGCTTTTGGCAAAGAGCTGTGAGCTTGAGTATGCCCAGTCGTGCTTTTTGCTTGCAAAGCTAAGCGGGGACGAAACAAAGGCGGACGCACTTTACAAAAGAGCTTGTCAGCTTGGTAAGTGCGTAGAGAAAAAATAAGGGATAAAATTGCTTTTTAACTCATATGCCTTTATATTTGTATTTTTACCACTTGTATTTTTTGTATATTTTTTTCTAAATAAAAAAAGACTAAGCACTCCTGCAAAAGCTTTTTTAGTGAGTGCTAGTTTATTTTTTATGCTTATTGGAGTGTTTATTATCTGCCGATTTTGTTAGGAGGTATCGTTTTTAACTTCCTTGTTTCAAAATTTCTTGCAAAACATCAGAGTAAAGCAATTTTAGTTTTTGGTATAGTTTGCAACATTGCTTTGCTTGGATATTTCAAATATGCTGATTTTTTAATATCAAATTTAAACGCTATTGTAAACACAAATTTGGATTTGCTTCATATTGCTTTACCGCTTGCGCTTAGTTTTGTCACATTTCAGCAAATAGCATATCTAGTGGATAGTTATAACAAGCAGACAAAAGAGAATAGTTTTTTACTACCTTTTTATAACATTTTTTTTCACAGCTTATTGCTGGTTCGATAGTGCATCACAAAGAAATGATGCCTCAGTTTGCAAATAAATTTAATCTTATAAAAAACTATAAATTTATAGCTCTTGGGCTTTTTGTTTTTAGCATAGGGCTATTTAAAAAGAGTGTGGTTGCTGATATTTTTTCGATTTTTGCAAATGCTGGATTTGATATGGAAGGAAATTTGACTTTTCTGCAAGCATGGGCGACGTCACTTTCATATACCTTTCAACTTTATTTTGATTTTAGTGGTTATTGTGATATGGCGATAGGTCTTGCGCTGCTTTTTAACATAAGGCTTCCCATAAATTTTAACTCCCCGTATAAGGCTTTAAATATTCAGGATTTTTGGCATAGGTGGCACATTACACTATCACGTTTTTTTAAGAGACTACATATATATCCCACTTGGAGGAAATAGGGGGGAGCAGAGCCGTACCTATCTAAATTTGTTTTTGGTATTTTTGATAGGCGGTCTTTGGCATGGGGCTGCTTGGACATTTGTTGTTTGGGTTGCTTTACATGGTGTTGCTATTGTTATTCATAGATGTTGGCAAAAGTTAAATTTTAAATTAAATAAAATCATTGCTTGGATCATCACCTTTAACTTTGTAAATTTCACATGGATATTTTTTAGGGCAAAAAGCTTTGAAGATGCCATGAAAGTGATCCGAGGAATGTTTTTTGGTGAGTTTAAGATAGACGTTAACTATCTTGAGATACTTTTTATCGTTTTAGCTTTTTTGGTCGTTTTGCTTTTTAAAAACTCTATGCAAATAGCATTTGATAAGAAATTTAAATTTACTATCTGGCAAATTTTTGCAACATCTTTCTTTTTATTTATATCAATCTTAGCAATTAGGCTTAATAATGCGAGCGAATTTTTATACTTTAGATTTTAAGAAAAAAATATTTCTATGCCTGTTTTTGGTAATATTTGCTATGGTTGGGCTTGATGTTGTACTTTATGTTTTTGCAGAAAGTGGAACAAGTAAGACAAATTTTGTTGATAATAAAATTTCAAAAGCAGAGCACTTTAAGATAAATAGCGAAAAACAAAAGGATATCGTTTTTGTTGGAAGCAGTAGGACGTTTAATCATATTTCAACAAACATTTTTAAAGAAAATAATATTGGTATTTATAATTTTGGCGTTTCTGGAAATTTTATAGGTGACTATCCTTTTATTGTAAATGCTATTAAAAAAGTTGGTGCAAAAGAGGTTGTTGTTAGTATAAGAGTTAGCAATCTTTTTAAAGATTATATTGAGAGAGATGTCAAAATTTATACCACTGATGAACTAATGGCAAATTTTGGCACAAATAAGATAACGTTTTTAAAAACACTGCCAGATTATTTAGCAAGCTTGCATTTGTTTTTAAGATACTCTGAAGCTATCTATAATAGAGTAGTTATGACTTATGGTAAATTCACACCAAAGACTGCAACCAATGTAAATAATTTTAGTGTAGAAAATTTCTTTAATATTGAAGCAAATAGTGATTGCGAGCTAATTAACACAAGTGAAGTAAATTCAAATTTTACAAAAGACAAAAAGATTATTGTTGCAAAATGTAGCAATGGTGATAATATACTTTTTGCAAATACAATACCGAGAGAGAATTATGGCAAGGTTATTGAAGAATTTAAACACATTAAAATACATGCAAAATTATATAATAGATCCACTGGTTAAAAACGGCATGAAAGTAATTATTTTACTTGAACCAATATTTGATGGAATGAGACTTCAATATAGTATAAATGAAATAATATCAGCCATCAAAAATGCCAAAATTGTTGATCTTACAAATTTAAAATTTGGCGATGAAGAATTATCTGATTGGGAACATTTAAACTATCTTGGCAGAAAAAGATATAGTGAGTTTTTGGTTGAACTTTATCTTAACGGTGGACTTTAATTTCTTACTTCAACCCAAAGACTTTTATATTAAAAGTAGTATGGATTTTATCCTTTTCGCCTTTCATGACGATAGGAAATTCGGTCTTTACGATACTGTCATAGCTGCTAAGCGCATCTAAAAAGTCATAAAATTTTTGTGGTGTCCTTAGAGAGCTAGTTACATTTAGGCGAAATCTAAAAAATTTCTCACTAGCGTTATTATCACTTTCTTCTATTTTACTAAGGCTTACTTCACTGAAAAATTTAGAGGCAAATTCTATAAATTTATCTTTATCAAATTTAGTATCAAAAGCTGAAATGATAGTCTCATCTTTTTGTTTAGTTGTTTCAAGAGCTTTAAATTTGGCTTCAAATTCATTTTTTACTTTTGTATAAGATGAGGTTTGTGAATAATTTTGTCTAGTTAGGCTTTTAAATTCTTTTATATTTGGCACTATAAAACCAAATATCATAATGAAGCAAACTACAATAAAAGCAAATATAAAAAGTAAAAGCTTGACAGGATCTATTTTTTCTAAGCTCGTATCTTTTTTACTCATTATATCCCTCAGAATTATCAATTTTATTTGTGCTTATAAAGCCATACCAGCCGTTTTTGCTTTGATAAAAGCTGGTATTTGAAGTTGTAAAAATAGATCTTAAAGGTGAGGCTAGAAGCTGGTTAAATACATCTTTTGTCGGCGTTATACCACGAATGATGAGTGAGTTTTTATCCATAAAAACCTCTTCGAGCGTTATACTGTCAGGCACTAGATCAAAAAGATTGTGCAAGCTTTGCTTGAGAATAGAATTTGATGTGAAAATATCATTTGCAGATTCTATTTGTACACCTAGTTTAGATGAAATTTCATCTGTTGTGACTATTTTTTGACTAAGTTCTTTTTGTTCATTTGATAAAAAATTTATATTTTTTTCAATTGAATAATTTTTATAGAGTATAAAGAAATTTGTTGCCAAAAGAGCTGCAAACACAAAGCTTATAAGGCTTAGCCAAATTTTGCTAAAGATAGATATAAGTGGTCTTGGTTCTGGAGCAATAAAGCTAAATCTCATAATATTATCTCTTCTTGCATGATTTCATTCATAATATGATTTGTATTCACTGGATACACTGAAGTCTCCACTAAAAGCTCAGATTGTAGATATTGTAAAAAAGTTGCACTTGTTTTTGTGTTTTCAAAAACAATTATTTGTTCAATAAAATCACCGCCGTAGAGAGGATTTTCGTAAAATTCTTTTACAGCCTTTACGATGTAATCAAACATCTTCATGTCATACCCAAAAATAGCAACCGATTTTTCTACATTTGTAGAAGCTGGCATATTTAGTTCATAATTTAGATCTTCAAATTCTTTTGGCTTATCATCACTTAAAAAATCATCTAAACTTTTAAAATCATCAAGCGATGTTGCGTCATTTTCTTCTTTAATGATTAAGTTATCAATATCTGTTATATCTTCTTCTTTTAGGCTTTCAGCTTCCTGATTGGCTTCCTCAATGCCAGACATATTTAAAAAAGTGGATAACTTCATTTGTTTATCTTTAAAGATCGCAAGTGTAAACGAGTGTGCATGGATATAAAGATAAAGTGTAGTTTTTGGAGAAATTCCGCGTTTTAAAAGCTCGTGAAAGAGTAGGGCGATAGGTGAGTAGATGAGATCTACACTATCTTGTCCAAATAAATTTTTATATTTTTTTATAGCATTTAAATTTGCATAAATACTCCAGCTATCTTGCATGATAAGGCTTGTAAGATTTTTAGTATTTATATTAAATTTTTTATATTCATCAAAGCTAGTGCTAGGAAGCGCGCCTTGCGAGTCGTCGTTAAAAAAAACTGAGACATATACGCCAAAATATGCTTTTTCTTGCTCTTCTATGTATTTTATAATTTTCTCATCGATATTATCGATATTTATATCTGTAAATTTAGCATTTATGGTTTTTAAAAGTTTGCCATTTCTAAAGACCTGACCGAAGAATATGCACTCATTGCCCTCCAACACGACGCTTAAAAAAAGGTTAGAAAAAAGCTTTTTGATGCTAAAAGACATAAATCTCCTAAATTTAGTGCATAATTTTTGTTATGGTAGCTAAAAAGGGATTAAATAAGTTTAAAACAGCTCGTTTTTAAGCTTAACGAAAATCTCTTTTGTATTTAAAGCTTCATTTTTTAGCTCACTATCAAGTAGGGCTGAGTTTTTAAGGTCGTCAAAATCCTCTATCATCACATCACACATCATCTTAATGCGTTCACTATCAGCCTTACTGACGCTACTTTGGCTCATTTTTTTGATGCGCTCAAGATACTCTTTGCCATTTTTTATGTATGAGCTAAATTTGATAGCAGCCTTGCTTTGGTTTAGTACAGTATTTGCCATTTTGTTATAAATATCTATATCAAGTGCTTTTTGGCTTAAATTTAAGGCCTTTTCGTATTCTTTGTTTTCGTATAAAAATTTTGCTTCAAGAGCGAGCTTATAGGAGTTGTCGCTGTAAAAAAATAGCCCAAATAAAATAATTAGAAAGATGGCTATAAAAATAGATAGTTTATTTTTCATAAATTTCGTCCAAAATTTCTTTTATCTCGTCGCTTATTTGTGGATTTTTATGAGCATACTTTTTCCACCAAATTTTTAAATTTGATCTAAAATCCTCTTTGTTTTGCAAAATGCTCTTGCCTCCATCATTTTGTGAGGCTTGCCAAAGTTCGTTTTGTATCTTTTCTTTTGCATCTTTTTGCTCCAAATTTTCCACACTAAAAGGAGCTGAGAGGCTAAAATTTATAGTTGAAAATGGCTTTGGAAGTATCATCTTATCCCAGCTTTTAAACTCCCAAAACGAGTTTGCTTCAAAATTTAGAGCATAAATTTCGCAAGATGACTTTTGTGCGATCACAGCAGCTCCGTCTGCCACGCTGTGCCTTGGTCCTCTTGGACCATCTGGCGTGATGATGACGTCGTGACCTTGCTTTATATCTCTTAGAGCTTCTATAAGTGCCCTTGTACCGCCTTTTGAGCTGCTACCTCTAATGGTGCCGATACCAAAAAAATTGATTATTCTAGTGATTAGCTCGCCATCCTTGTGGTCGCTAATTATCACCTTGCCTTGTTTTCTATTTTGTCTGCTCCACCACTGCCTGTAAGCAAAGCTCATAAAGCTAAGCCTTCCGTGCCAAAAGACGACAACGCAGCCATTTTGTGGTAAGAAATTTGGAGTGTAGCTCTTTTTGCAGGTTAGAAAAATGAGCCACATTAAAATATAGATGAAAAAGACGCCAATGCTTAGGGCGACCTCTTCAAAGACGTTTTTAAATTTGCAGCTCGCCATACAAAACCATTCGTTTTGGGTTTGTGATCTTGATTTTTTGTGTAGTGCCAAGAAGCTCTTCGCTTCCATCAACTTGAACTAAAAAGTTATTAAAGCTTCGCCCAGCAACGCCGCCATTTGCTCTTAGCTCTTCAAAATATACATCAAAAATTTTATCTTTTTGTGCCGCCACGATCTCGTCTAAAATTTCATTGTGGCGATTTTGTAGGCGAGTAAGCCTTGCTGAAGCGGTTTTATCATCTATTTGATTTGTGAAAGTAGCTGCCTTTGTAAGCGGACGAGGCGAATACTTAAAGCTAAAAATTTGCTCAAATCTAACTTGCTCAAGCACATCCATCGTATCTTCAAACTCGCTATCACTCTCGCCTGGAAATGCGACGATGATATCAGTTGAGATGCTCGCATCTGGGCACATTTTTCTAAGCCTTAGCGCGCGGTCCAAAAACCACTCTTTTGTGTATCCGCGCTTCATCTCGCGTAAAACTTTGGTATTTCCGCTTTGAAGCGGCATATGCATTGATTTACAAATTTTTGGGTTATTAGTGAAAATTTCAAGAAATTTATCATCCATGTGAAGTGGGTGTGGGCTTGTAAATCTTATCCTTTCAACGCCCTCTATCTCGCTTATCTTTACTAAAAGATCGCTAAAATCGATATTTTCTTGCACGCCTGAAAATCTTTTACCGTAGTTATTGACATTTTGTCCTAGTAAAAATATCTCTTTTGCACCGCTTTTTGCAGCCTTTTCTACCTCTTTTAAGATGAGGCTTGAAGGGATAGAAATTTCATCTCCTCTGGTGTGTGGGACGATGCAGTAGGTGCACTTTTTATCACAGCCTATTGAGATGTTGATGTGGCTTTTGTATGGCGAGCCTCTAAATTCGCCAAATGCGTATTCACTCTCGTCGTGGTTGATGTCAGTTGAGATAAATTTAGGCGTATTTACCGCTTTTGTGATCTTGCTGACATTTCTTGCACCAAGGACAAAATCAACATAAGGTGCGCGCTTAAAAATTTCGCTACCCAAATGGCTTGCAGTGCAGCCACAAACGCCTATTTTAGCACCTCTTTTTTTGGCTTTTTCAAAGGCTCCGACTTCGCTAAAGAGCTTATGAACTGGCTTTTCACGAACCGAGCAAGTATTTATAAGGATTAAATCAGCTTCTTCTATATTTTGTGTTAAGGAGTAGTCTTCTTTTTGTGAGAGCTCAGCTATGATATGCTCGCTGTCACGAACATTCATAGCACAGCCTAAAGTTTGGATAAAGAGTTTTTTACTCATTAAAGTATATGCACTTCATACATGTAGTCGCTATCATCAAGTCCGTATTTTACGGTTCTGTGATAGACGCTTAGCCCTTTTTCTTCAAAATGCTCGACTAAGGCGATTAGTTGTTTGTGTGTGTTTTCTTTATCAAAATAGAAAATTTTCTGACCCTCTTTTTCAACAGCTGCCTCTATTTTTTCTAGTGAAATCGTTTTTGGTTTTGCGTCTAATTCGGCTCTTGCAAGTTTTAGCTCCATTTTTAATCCTTTCAAAATCTTAAATTTTAATCGGTCAATATACCCAAATCATCATAAAAAAAGGATTAAATAAAAGTTAATAACAAGCTTAAAGTTATTAAAAGTATGGCTTATGTATAATTTCAAAACTTCACGAAAAATCCCCGAAATTTATCGTCACAATGGAGAAAAAATGGAAAGAATTTCAGATATCATCGAGTCAATTGCAAATGAGAAAAATTTAGAGATAGAAGATGTAAAAGGGCGCGTCATAAGAGCCTTGATAAACACTGCAAAAAGGGTTTATGGCGAAAATTATGAGTATGACGTGAGCATCGATGCTAATAAAAATTTAAAGCTTTATCAAAAAATTTCAATCGTAGCAAACGACGATGAGAGGCTTGCTGAAGACAATGAGCACTTTTTAAGCTTAAAAGAGGCTAAAAAGATAGATAGTGGCGTAGAGATCGGCGATGAGCTCACTTACGAGCTAAGCCTTGATAACCTTGGCAGAACCGCAGCTCAAACGCTTCACAAGGAGCTTGAGTATCACATCCAGCGCCTAGTCGAAGAGAAAATTTTACAAAAATATAATGAGATGAGCGGTCACATGGTCTTTGGACCAGTTGTCAGAGTCGATAACGATGAAAACACATTTATCGAGATAGACGAGCTTCGTGCCATCTTACCACGTAAAAACCGCATAAAAGGCGAGAAATTTAAAGTAGGCGACGTGGTAAAAGCGGTCATTAGAAAAGTTTTTACAGATAAAAATTTAGGCATAAAGGTCGAGCTTTCAAGGACTTCGCCTAAATTTCTTGAAGCGCTGCTAACTTCAGAGGTGCCTGAGATAAAAGATGGTGGCATCATCATCCAAGGAAGTGCGAGGATCCCTGGCGAAAGAGCAAAAGTAGCGCTCATCTCAACCACTCCAAATATCGATCCAGTCGGCGCAACCGTTGGCACAAAGGGCGTTAGGATAAATGCCGTAAGCAAAGAGCTTCATGGTGAGAACATCGATGCGATCGAATACACCACCGAGCCAGCGATCTTGGTAGCTCGCGCTATGGCACCTGCGATCATCACATCTGTAAAGATCGAAGAAAACAAGGCGATCGTGACACTTGCGAGCGAGCAAAAGAGCAAGGCTATCGGCAAAAATGGCATAAATATCCGCCTTGCAAGCATGCTAACTGGCTATGAGATCGAGCTAAATGAGCTTGGCTCAAAAACTAGTAGTAATGCAGAAAACAATGAGCCAATCAAAGACTTAAAAGCGCTTTTTGGTGATAACTAATGAAATTTCAAATAAGAAAAGCGACTATTGACGATATAGATGTGATCTGCGAGCTTGTAAGAGAGTTAGCAAGCTATGAGAATTTAAGCGATCAAGTCACTTTTACAAATGAAATTTTTGCAGACTCTATCTTTAATAAAAATCACGCAAAAGCCCTTGTCTGCGAGAGTGAGGGCAGGGCTATTGGCTATGCCATCTATTTTTACACATTTTCTACTTTTTTGGGGCTTGGCGGGATCTATCTTGAGGACATTTACGTCAAAAAAGAGTTTAGAAATCAAGGCATCGGTAAGGCATTTTTTAAATTTTTAGCTCAAATTTGCAAGGATGAAAATTTAAAAAGGCTTGAGTGGTGCTGTCTAAACTGGAATGAGCCAAGTATTAAATTTTATGAAAGTATGGGTGCTAAAAATCAATCACTTGAGTGGAGAAACTATCGCTTGGACGGCGAAAATTTAGAAAAGCTGGTAAATTTATAGCTTATTTTAAAGTATAGTAGTTGGTTAAAAGCTCAAATTTGCTTTGAAATTTGAGCTTGCTGGTGATTAAAATTTATATGTATATCCCATATAAAGACCGATGTTTGTCTCTTTTGTTTTTGCATTATCATATTTTGCTATAGAGCGATATTTTGTTCTATCAGCTTTTAAACCAAACTCAACTGCATTATTTTCATTGATAGAGTACTCAGCACCAACTTTTGCGCCTAGTATCCAGCCATTTGTACTAGCTTTTTCAGAGCCATCATGAATATCAAATACATCCATTTTAAGCTTTGAGTAACCAGTGTATCCACCAAAAACTAGCTTTATGTCTTTTGTCAATTCTGGTGTATGGTCTGCGCCTACTAGAAATTTATGTGTACTCCATTTTATTACTGTACCATCTTCATCGCCAAGTGATTTCTTTGCTTGAAAGTCGTAAATGTAAGCTCCATAAACTCTAAAACTATCAAAATCATAGCCGGCTTTTAGTCCGATACCTGGTTGAGCTTTTTTGACTTTTGTTGTGTTATTATCGCTTTTTGCTGTTAATTTTGAATTAAAAGAGTAATCTCCTTCGATTCCAATAAACGCTCCTTGTGCTAAAGCAGTGGCGCTAGCCAGACTTAAGCCTAAAGCAACTTTTAAAACTACATTTTTCATTTTTACTCCTTATTTAAAAAAGTTTGACTGGTATTCTAAATTTTATTGGATTAAATAAAGTTTAAATATTCAATTAAATATATGAAAAACATAAAATAATTCAATTGTTTTCTTATCAGAATAAAATTTATAAAATCACTCGAAAAAAGGAGTGTAAAGTGGCTAAGATGACAAAACGTGATATGGCTTATCATTTAGACGTTGACGTCGCAACGCTTTACAACTGGCGAAAACACAAACCAAACCTTTATCGTATCGTGATGCTTGGATTTAAATTTGATGAGCTTATCGAGCAGAGCAAAAAGACTTGTAATGAGCTTTGCGAATATGAAAATTTAATCAATCAAGACATAGAAAAATTTAGTAAATAATCATTTAAAAATCGTAATCTCTTTTATAATAGCAAGAGCTAGAAAATTTAAAATTTCTAAGATATTTTTAGCTGGATATTTTAAGTGAAGAAATTTGAGCTCAAAGCAACTGCTTCAAGCTCGGTAAATTTACTCGTTTAGGATAGAGAGAAGCTCTTTGTTGTCTTTTGTCTTTAGCATTTTTGCATACAAGAATTTAAGCGCTTCAACATCATCCATTGTCGCAATCGCAGAGCGGATAGCCCAAATTTTTTGAAGCTCATCAGGTTTTTGAAGTAGCTCTTCTTTTCTGGTACCTGATTTTAGAACGTTGATAGCTGGGTAAATTCTGCGGTCAGAGATATTACGGTCAAGCACGATCTCGCTGTTTCCAGTGCCTTTAAACTCTTCAAATATAACTTCGTCCATGCGTGAGCCAGTGTCGATTAGCGCAGTTGCGATGATGGTTAGCGAGCCACCATGCTCGATGTTTCTAGCTGCTCCAAAGAAGCGTTTTGGCTTGTGAAGAGCGTTTGCGTCCACGCCGCCTGTTAGCACCTTGCCACTTGGCGGGGTCACTGTGTTGTAGGCGCGTGCTAGACGGGTTATGCTATCAAGCAGGATAATGACGTCTTTGCCCATTTCAACTAGACGTTTTGCCTTTTCGATGACTAGCTCTGCTACGCGGACATGGTTAAGCGCTGGCAGGTCAAATGTCGAGCTAAAAACCTCGCCTTTTACGCAGCGCTGCATATCGGTAACTTCTTCTGGTCTTTCATCGACCAAAAGCACCATTAGCTGGGCTTCTGGATGATTTTTAGCGATGCCGTGAGCTAGCTCTTTCATAAGCTCAGTTTTACCACTTCTTGGAGGTGCGACGATGAGGCCGCGCTGACCTTTACCGATAGGTGTGAAAAGGTCAAGCACACGGCCCGTTAGCTTCATCGGGTCATACTCTAAATTTAGCTTTTCAGTTGGGAAAAGTGGGGTTAGGTTGTCAAATAACGGCCTCTCTTTTGCGTCTGCTAGAGGCATGTAGTTTACCGCCTCGATCTTTAAAAGAGCGTAGTATTTTTCTTGATCTTTTGGCTCTCTTACTTGGCCGGTGATGATGTCGCCCACACGAAGTGCAAATTTACGGATCTGTGAGTTTGAAACGTATGCGTCATTTGAGCTGTCGCTTAAATTTGCATCGACAGCCCTTAAAAAGCCATAACCTTCATTTGTGATCTCCAAAATTCCAGTAAATAGTATAAAGCCGCCTTGTTTTGTCTGGGTTTTTAGTATCTCAAATATCAAATCCTGCCTGCGAAATTCGCGTGGATTTTCGACACCGACGCTATTTGCGATCTGCACTAGCTCATCTAAACTAAGCGTTCTTAGCTCTTCGATCTTGTGTCCGTCTACTGGTATGTGTGTTCTTGATGCTTGATGTTTTTTTGTAGTTTTTGTGCTTTGAGCAGCACTTTGCTCGGTTTGGTTATTTTCCATATTTCCTCTTTAAATGCGGGGATAATTTTGCAGAATTTCTAAGTTTCAAAAAGAAGTTTTTG
This window of the Campylobacter concisus genome carries:
- a CDS encoding HP0268 family nuclease, whose translation is MELKLARAELDAKPKTISLEKIEAAVEKEGQKIFYFDKENTHKQLIALVEHFEEKGLSVYHRTVKYGLDDSDYMYEVHIL
- a CDS encoding SEL1-like repeat protein, whose protein sequence is MKKVLNFGLILAMGFMLSGCWSWQKMVSFGFWQSDEEARVERIELEKEKMMQNCEGGNNIDCNNLAVNFSNEKDFVKAKGYYEKACNAGLATACSNLGQIYEQGLIDEQKDIEKALKLYKLACDSGDGVGCYNEAMGLKSYIESENLKTHKIDRTKAEARVLRLLAKSCELEYAQSCFLLAKLSGDETKADALYKRACQLGKCVEKK
- a CDS encoding lysophospholipid acyltransferase family protein, translated to MASCKFKNVFEEVALSIGVFFIYILMWLIFLTCKKSYTPNFLPQNGCVVVFWHGRLSFMSFAYRQWWSRQNRKQGKVIISDHKDGELITRIINFFGIGTIRGSSSKGGTRALIEALRDIKQGHDVIITPDGPRGPRHSVADGAAVIAQKSSCEIYALNFEANSFWEFKSWDKMILPKPFSTINFSLSAPFSVENLEQKDAKEKIQNELWQASQNDGGKSILQNKEDFRSNLKIWWKKYAHKNPQISDEIKEILDEIYEK
- a CDS encoding dihydrolipoyl dehydrogenase family protein translates to MKYDIVIIGFGKAGKTLAVKAAALGKKVALVERSPKMYGGTCINVGCIPTKRLITAAKEAKFVNNSVESEYYTLSVENKNKLISALNAKNYAMLNDKENIDVIDGVGSFASENSVLVTTPSGEKKIIEGDFIIINSGSKEADTPFEVVNSNVFSSQTLLDLKNLPKHFVIIGSGFIGIEFASMFANFGSKVTIVGRSKLLKNEDDDIANSVKEALRVQGVEILEGCEIECIKENVLNFKQNGEQRCLRADAFLIALGRVANVDDLNLKAAGVELNEKGFIKTNENLQTNVPNIYAVGDVRGGELFTYTSLDDFRIVYSQIFGDKKRNTKNRSIHANVLFTDTPLARVGVNAKEANKLGLNFKELKLSMATVPGAKVLNHDVGMLKAIVDAQSGEILGASFHCIYANELINEIAIAMNLKANANFFKNQIFTHPSISEALNDLFGQF
- the miaB gene encoding tRNA (N6-isopentenyl adenosine(37)-C2)-methylthiotransferase MiaB yields the protein MSKKLFIQTLGCAMNVRDSEHIIAELSQKEDYSLTQNIEEADLILINTCSVREKPVHKLFSEVGAFEKAKKRGAKIGVCGCTASHLGSEIFKRAPYVDFVLGARNVSKITKAVNTPKFISTDINHDESEYAFGEFRGSPYKSHINISIGCDKKCTYCIVPHTRGDEISIPSSLILKEVEKAAKSGAKEIFLLGQNVNNYGKRFSGVQENIDFSDLLVKISEIEGVERIRFTSPHPLHMDDKFLEIFTNNPKICKSMHMPLQSGNTKVLREMKRGYTKEWFLDRALRLRKMCPDASISTDIIVAFPGESDSEFEDTMDVLEQVRFEQIFSFKYSPRPLTKAATFTNQIDDKTASARLTRLQNRHNEILDEIVAAQKDKIFDVYFEELRANGGVAGRSFNNFLVQVDGSEELLGTTQKIKITNPKRMVLYGELQI
- a CDS encoding tetratricopeptide repeat protein → MKKYLLLLSALFFTGCLNVIGVGQKQDDSWQQPKDEKIVQNKEQISRNAIEILIPKCEEGDAEACNDLGVNYELLKEYENALANYKKACDAKVQVGCANLGTLYELGLGVKKNPKKAISIYKESCNGGGMQACYHLGNAYRKGEIVKRDYYLAMQAYTNACNAGDLPSCANIGAMYELGLGVNKDEKRAYGIYKVACFRGLSKACPQMKRLGTKLGM